The nucleotide sequence TACATTCATAAATGCTAAAATGATCGAAATTAGTGCTGTTGTTTGCCAAAAAGCGATCCAGCTCCATTGCGATGGAAACAGATTCCCTATGGCTCCAAATCCGCCGACCTGAGTCGCTCCTTTTGCCGTAAACACATATTTAAATTGCTTCACGTAGTCTTTAAGAATATTATACCCGTAGCTTACTCCTCCCGTCACACTTTCTCCAAAAGTATAATCGATATTACGCGTAATTCCAGCAATATTGATCCCCACAATTCCGTCTTCGTTAGGAACTACACTCAAGGTTTCTTCAACACCATCCCGGTTAACAACTACCGAGTTGGACGCCGTTACGTCCTTATTTAAATTCAATTTAAACTCATGCCAGTAAGTTATCGGGGTACCGTTAACAGAAACTATTCGGTCTCCTTTTTTAAATCCGGCAGCATAGCCCGGATGATCGCTGAGAACCGTGTCGATTACCGGCGGAACCCGTTCCACAAAAGGAGTAAGAATGTCCTTTTGAAACATCTCGGTTCCAATATCTTCAGGAAGTGCAATCGTTTCGGTATTACCGTCGGTATGTGTTACGGTAACGGTTTCAACATCACGCAGAAACAGATATTTATTGATTTGTGTTACAAAGGGGAAATCCTCGCCATTTACCTTCTGGATCATATCTCCATCTCTAAAGCCAAACTCCTTGAACTCCTCTGCAACTGCAAATCCCTGTGGTAGGTCTTCATTGAGGGTTACATCCCTTCCGTAGAAATTTAGGATCCCAATATAGATCACAAAACCTACAATAATGTTTACCGTTACCCCTCCCAACATGATTATTAAACGCTGCCAGGCCGGTTTACTTCTAAATTCCCAAGGCTGTGGAGGTTGGGCCATCTGCTCCTTATCCATACTTTCGTCGATCATCCCCGAGATCTTCACATAACCCCCCAAAGGAAGCCATCCAATACCGTAGACCGTATCTCCTATTTTCTTTTTAACTAAAGCAAATTTTACATCGAAGAACAGGAAAAATTTCTCAACCCGGGTTTTAAATAGCTTGGCGGGAATAAAATGTCCTAGTTCATGAAGGACAATTAATATAGATAAGCTTAATAAAAGCTGAAGTGCTTTAACAGCAAATGGACTCATAGTTCGTGTAAATTAGGGCACAAAAGTAATCTATTCTACCCTGTTAAAAAAATAATTGAATCGTTGTCATTGGTCTTACCAAACTTTAATACGTTACACATTCGAAAAAAGTATTTTAGGTCGTAATTTTGCATCAAATTTATAAGGTATGCTTCAGTTTTTTGCCAAATATAAATTCTTGGCGATCGTATTACTAGTGCTTTCAGTTATTATTATTTCAGTAATTTATACAATTCTGAAGCCCAAAGAGATCCTTCCTGTCTATCAACCCTCGGGCTCCGGACTTAACCCGGAACTCATCGACAGTACCGTACAATATGTGCGGAAATATCATACCATAGCAGATTTTTCATTGACCAACCAAAATGGGACGAACGTCACTCAACAGGATTATGAAGGCAAGATCTATGTTGCCGATTTCTTTTTTACGACCTGCCAGACCATTTGCCCTGTAATGACCGATCATATGCTGGAAATTCAGCAAGAATTAAAAAATGATCAGGAGGTATTGTTACTTTCTCATACAGTGATGCCCGAAACCGATTCAGTTCATATTTTAAAAAAATATGCCCTTGAAAAAGGAGTCAACGATAAAAAATGGAATCTGGTAACAGGGGATAAGAAACAGATCTATGATCTCGCCCGTAAATCCTACCTCGCAGCAAAGGATAACCCCTATAACGAATACGACCTCATCCATACCGAAAATTTTGTGCTGGTAGATAAGAAGCGAAGAATTCGAGGCTTCTATGATGGCACCGACCCCGAAGCGATCTCAAAATTACTGGAGGACATCAAGCTGCTAAAAGCCGAATAAGCCGCCTTTCAACGCAATAAAAATAGGCGTCCTTACTTCTTGCACACCATAGGAATTGTTGTTACATTTGCATTGTTTAAAATCAATCTAAATAAAGATAATGGGTACTATTGCCACGCTCAAAAAAGGACAGCGAGCTATCATCACCGAATTCTCGGTAGATGTGATCCCTTTAAAATTACTTGAAATGGGCTGTCTGCCTGGTAATGAAGTCTCATTGGTACAAACCGCACCCTTTAAAGATCCTCTTTATATCAACATCAACGGAAGTCATCTCGCCATCAGAAAAGAAACAGCCGCACAAATTACTATTGAACTGATCATCAACTAATGGCAAGACAAATTAACGTTGCGCTTATTGGAAATCCTAATACCGGGAAAACTTCGGTTTTTAACCGACTTACAGGGCTTAATCAAAAAGTTGGTAATTACCCCGGCATTACCGTAGAAAAAAAGCAAGGTATCTGCAAACTCCCAAGAGGAATAAAAGCTCATGTGCTCGATCTTCCGGGAACTTATAGTTTAAATGCCTCCTCCCTGGATGAAAATGTGGTGATCGAACTTTTGTTGAACAAAAACGACAAGGATTTTCCCGATGTAGCCGTAGTGGTTGCAGAAATTGAAAATTTGAAGCGTAACTTGTTATTGTTTACCCAGATCAAGGATCTCGGAATCCCAACTATTCTTGCCATTAACATGGCCGATAGAATGAAGAGAAAGGCAATTTCGCTGGATGTGGAAACTCTTGAAGAAGCACTGGAGACCAAAATTGTACTTATCAGTTCCAGAAAAAATGAAGGTTTTACCGAACTGAAAGAATACATCACCCATTACACCCAACTTTCTACAAAGCCTTGTCTAAATGCTTCTTCTATCGCACCTGAATATTTTGACAGGCTTCGGAAGGCATTCCCCAAACAGGATCTGTATAAACTTTGGCTGGTAATTACTCAGGATGTAAACTTCGGAAAACTGGATAGACAAGAGCTGAAAGGAGTAGCGACATTTCAAACTGAATCTGTTAGCAATCTGAAACGTCTTCAGCAAAAAGAGACCATTGCCCGGTATCAGTTCATCAACAATGCACTTAAAGAAACGCTTACTATCGATACTGCGAATGCGAAAGACCTTCGTGCACGTTTAGACCGGATACTTACGCATAAGGTATGGGGTTATTTTATTTTCTTCGGAATTCTCTTATTGATATTTCAGGCCATATTCGACTGGAGTAGCTACCCCATGGAGTTTATCGACAGTACCTTTGCTTCCTTAAGTGAATGGATGAAAAATTCACTCCCTCCGGGAGACTTTACCAACCTCATTGCAGAGGGAATAATACCAGGACTGGGAGGTATAGTGATCTTTATTCCGCAAATCGCCTTTCTATTTCTCTTTATTTCCATTCTGGAGGAAAGCGGATATATGAGTAGAGTCGTTTTTTTAATGGACCGCGTAATGCGACGTTTTGGGTTAAGCGGAAAGAGCGTGGTTCCATTGGTATCTGGAACAGCTTGCGCTATCCCCGCCATTATGGCGACACGTAATATTGAAAACTGGAAAGAACGACTAATAACCATACTAGTTACACCGTTTACCACTTGCTCTGCCCGACTTCCCGTTTATCTTATCATAATTGCTTTGGTGATTCCCGAGCAGCGCGTTTTAGGTATTTTTAGTTTGCAGGGAATTACTCTTATGTTCCTTTATTTATTGGGCTTTGGTGCAGCAATATTTTCAGCATATATTCTAGATAAGATCCTTAAAATTAGAAGCCGCACCTTCTTTGTGGTCGAAATGCCAAATTACAAGCTCCCTATGTTTAAAAATGTGGTGATCACGGTAATCGAAAAAACAAAATCTTTCGTGGTAGGGGCAGGGAAGATCATATTGGCGATCTCTATCATCCTTTGGGTACTCGCATCTTATGGTCCGGGTGATTTTAATGATGCCGAAGCCATTGTCACTCAACAAAGTACTTCAGAAAATATCAGCGAAGAGGAACTGGAAACCAGGATCGCATCCTTTAAACTCGAAAACTCCTATATCGGTATTATCGGTAAAGGGATTGAACCAGCCGTACGACCCTTGGGTTACGACTGGAAGATCGGGATAGCGATCGTTAGTTCCTTTGCGGCACGGGAGGTTTTTGTTGGGACCTTAGCCACCATTTACAGTGTGGGGAGTGAAGAAGAGGAAACTATCAAAAATCGAATGGCCGCTGAAGTAAATCCTGTTTTGGGAACACCATTGTTCAATTTTGCAAGCGGTGTATCCCTATTATTATTCTATGCCTTTGCCATGCAGTGTATGAGTACTCTGGCAATCGTAAAAAGAGAAACCAACAGTTGGAAATGGCCGCTTTGGCAACTATTTGCCATGTCGGCTATTGCATATATCGTCGCGCTGGCTGCCTATCAATTTTTAAAATAAGTATCTTTGTACTATGCAAACCGTATTAGTTCTCATAACGTTCACTCTTGCTGCAGGATATCTGCTCAAGAAATTTGTTTGGAACCCTATTTTTGAAGGTCGTCAGAGATCATCGGGGACTCTGGACGGCGGAAAGACGAAATGTGGTGATAAAGACTGTGGTTGTCATTGATCATTCAGGTTTTTTTACGTTTACCACCAGACAGTAATCAAGTTTTTCTCCCGCCTCTTTCGGGTATGGTGTTACCGCAATACCTTCAATCATCATCTCAGAGGCCGTATAGATGGTTTTTTCAGCAGTCTCTTGCAGACGTACTTTTCCGAAGATCAATTCCTTAATACTAGAATCGTCATTCACTCGGCCAACTTCAACATGAATTCTTATTCTTCCTTCCCAGATACATTCTACCTGTGCAGGACAGCGTGAATCTTCCAAAACTTCAGAAAATTTTACGGCAACCCCATTTAACTCAACAGTTTCACCCAGAGCTATTTTTATCCCGATTTTTGGGACTTTAATAGTATCGTCCTGTGAAAAGGCCAATGCGCTTACAAAAAAGAAGAGCATTAAAAGTGTCTTGTTCATCATTTTCTTTTTCTGTTTTAAAGATATAGGAAAAATAGTGCCAAATCAACCTAGCCGCGGAACAAAAAGAAATCATCTTTCATAGGTTCGATTTTATCATCCTTGTTGGTGATAATATATTCTAAGGCCAGATCTGTAAATTCCTTTCCTTTATCGGTAAGAGACACTACTTCATTGTCAATGGTGATCATATTGTTCTTTAGTGCAAGATCCAGCACTGTTTTTGAACGCACCTTCTGCCAGTTAATGTGTTCGTTTAAATGATTTATATGACGTTCGTTTTCTTCGGAATGGTTATTTAAATGAAGGAGGAAAGTTAGTAATGAAACTTCGGTACGCTGCTGTTTTTGTCGGTACAGCACTGAAAGTAATCCCTTCCGTGGCGCAAACAAATAGACCATTAAAAAAACGAACCCGAGTACGGTGGTCATCGAACCCGATATGGATGCATCCAACCAATGTGCAAACCAATATCCTCCTATAGCCGAAAATATCCCGAAACCAATGGATAACCACAGCATTTTCTTCAGGTCGGATGTAAGTAAGTAGGCTGTTGCTGCAGGAGCGATCATTAGTGCGACTACTAGTATTGCTCCAACGGCATCAAAGGCACCAACTACTGTTACCGAAGAAACCGACATGAGTCCGTAATGCATTACAACAGGAGAAATCCCCAATGCTGCCGACAAGCCCGAATCGAAGGTGCTCACCTTCAATTCCTTAAAAAACATAAACAACAACACCAGACTTATTAGCAAGATACCGCCCATGATCCATAAGGACTTGGGACCCATGTCCATGCCCATCATCAGCAGTCGGTCGAAAGGAGCAAAAGCCAATTCACCTAATAAAACCGCATCAACATCCAGATGCACATCGTTGGCATTTTTTGCGATCAGGATCACTCCAATACTAAATAGGGCAGGAAACACCAATCCAATAGCTGTATCTTCCTTCACCAAACCTGTTCTTTGAATAGCCTCGACCAGAACCACCGTGATCACACCGGTGATGGCCGCGAGTAAAATAAGCAATGGCGAATTAAGGTCGTGTGTGATAAAAAATCCGAGTACGATTCCGGGTAGGATCGAATGACTTATGGCATCACTTATAAGTGCCATTTTCCGAAGTACCAAAAACACGCCCGGGATGGCACAGGCTACTGCAACTACCGCTGCGATGAGCTGTATTTCAAGTTGCGGACTAGTCATGTGGTTTTTGTTGGTTATAAAGGTTCTCTGCTTCAGTAAAACCTTCAGCTGTCATGGACCACTGTTGCCCATCGATCGTAATCCATTCCTTATCTTCCAGCTTCTGAAGTGATCTTCTTGTAAATCCCTGAAAATTATTGAGTATTCGTATCGCATGAGGGTGTGATATATCCTCGTGATTCTTAGCGATGCCATACATAAACTGAAGCGTTTTTTTAAGCTGAAGGTCATTTCGGTTCTTTCGAAATCTGATCTCACGGAATAGCAGTCCGCGACCGGGTGAAAAAACAAATGAGAACAACACAAAGACTGCCGCAACCAATACGATTACCGGCCCTGTAGACAGATTATTCTCACTGGCGCTTATGGCCGTGCCCACTACCCCCGAAAAAGCTCCGAAGATCGCGGCCAATACGATCATAGTACTTAATTTATTCGTCCACTGGCGGGCGGCGGCTGCCGGTGCTAATAGCATAGCGCTCATAAGCACCACCCCAACCGTCTGCAGACCTAACACTATGGCTAATACTATAAAGAAAGTGATTAAAATATCGATAAAGCGTGTATTAAACCCAAGTGTTTTGGTATAATCGGCATCGAATAGTAATATTTTGAATTCTTTCCAAAACAGCAATAGAATCACCAAACAAATTCCGGTAACGATCACCATTAATCGCACATCGCTTTCGACCAGTGTTGCGGCTTGACCAAACAAATATTTATCCAGCCCGGCCTGATTGGCGTTGGGTTGTTTCTGAATAAAAGTGAGTAACAACATCCCGAAACCAAAAAATAATGAGAGAATCAAGCCTAATGCAGTATCGCTTTTAAGATGAGTCTTTGAGGTCATTCCTCGTATCCAGAAGGTGCCAATTAATCCGCTAATTAAAGCACCAATCAACAATATATTCGAATCCTTTGCTCCTGTAATTAGAAAGGCTAATGCAATCCCGGGTAAGGCAGCATGTGAAATGGCATCTCCTAATAGGCTTTGCTTCCGAAGTACGGCAAAACTTCCCAACATCCCGCAAATCGCTCCCAATACCGCCGTCCCCATAGTGATGGTACGCAGGGTGTAATCTGAAAACAGCTGTTCGAAATATTCGACTAAGGACATCGTTTTTCTATTATCGATTTTTTTGTTTAAGAACTCAGAAGTTTACATCAAATTTCACAAATGAACCTCTACCTTCGCTCTTGAGTCTTCAATCTTCCGCCTGCTGACTTCCGACTTCCAACATTTATCATTTATTAATCGCGACCTTATAATTAATCCCATAGGTTTTCGTAAGGTTGTCGTCATTAAAGATCTCTTTAACCGGTCCGGTGGCAATCTTTTTGACGTTCAGGAAAGTAACCCAGTCAAAATATTCGGGCACGGTTTGTAGGTCATGATGGACTACAACTACTGTTTTTCCGGCTTTTCTAAGTTCCTTTAAAATGTTGATGATGGCAATTTCAGTAGTGGCATCCACCCCTTGAAACGGTTCATCCATAAAGTATATAGATGCATTTTGAACCAGCGCTCGCGCCAGGAAGACCCGTTGTTGCTGGCCCCCGCTCAACTGACTTATTTGACGATTCTTAAATGACAGCATCCCTACTTTTTCGAGAGCTTCGAGGGAGGCCTTCTTTTCCTTTTGCCCCGGTCGCTTTATCCATCCAAGATTTCCATAGGTTCCCATCATCACAACATCCAGTGCGGTGGTTGGGAAATCCCAGTCTACGCTACCTTTTTGAGGCACATAGCCTACCAGTTTCCGCTGCTTGTCGTACGGTTTGTCGTAGATCGCTACACTACCGGCTATTGGTTTAATGATCCCTAATATTGCTTTTATCAAGGTGGATTTTCCCGCACCGTTTGGCCCCACTATTGCCATTAATACACCTTCCGGAACCGTGAGATCTATATCCCACAGCACTGGCTTATAGTTATACGCAACCGTAAGATCATCTACCTGTATGGCATTTTTTGTGGTGGTCATTATTTTAATTCGTTAACTATGGTATTTACGTTGTACCGGAACATCCCCAAATAAGTACCTTCTACAGTATCCGGATCTCCCAGTGCATCACTATACAATGATCCTCCAATTTTAACTTCATGTCCCTTCGACAGTACCGCCGCTTGTAATGCTTCTATAGTCCGTCTGGGAACCGAACTCTCAATAAAGATAGCCTTTACATCCTTTTCTATGATAAATTGCGACAATCGCTGTACGTCCTGAACACCGGCTTCAGTGGCAGTGGATAAACCCTGTAGGCCAACAACTTCAAAGTCATAAGCCTTTCCGAAGTAATTAAACGCATCATGCGCTGTAACCAGAATTCTCTTTTCCTTCGGAAGAGTTTCAATGGTAGCCTTTACTTCAGTTTCCAGAGCTTCTAATTTTTGCAAATAGGTTTCCTTATTCTTGATATAAAACTCGGCATTTGTCGGATCATTTTCAGCTAAAACCTCAGCAACCCGTTCGGCAAATTGCTTAAAATAAGAAATATCGAACCAAACATGCGGATCGAAACTCGATGCAAAATATTCTGAACCTATAAGGTTACTTTTATCAAGAGCTTCGGCCAGTGGCACCTGAATTTTTTCCTGTGATTCCATCTTTTCAAAGACTTCTACCAGCTTTCCTTCCAAATGGAGTCCGTTGTAGATGATAATGTTTGCTTGATACAATTTAGACACATCCCCCTCGCTGGCCTTGTACAGGTGTGGATCGACCCCTGCCCCCATTAATCCCTCAACATCGATAAGGTTACCTCCTATATTTTTCACAAGATCGGTGATCATGGTAGTAGTGGTCACGACCTTAAGTCTGTTTGATTCATTTTCAGGATTCTTACATCCGAAAAGGCTAACTGCAATAACGACAATAAGGATCTTCTTCATGGTTTTTTTCTTCTTTTTATTTGTTATTTCGGAATTCTAAAACTAACTCCAGCACTTAATAATATGTCTTGTCCTTCAGTAAAACTTCTGCCTATGGTAGCATCCAATTGCAGGTTCGGCTGAAGCAGATAAGTGAACCCGGCATCCCAAAAATGATTTGCACGACTGTCTTCGGGCAGATCACCATATACTTCGGCGTAAACACCAAATTTATCAGTAATGCTATACCCATACACCAGCGTATACACATAAGCAGCTTCGGGAGAATCATCTCCCCATTGTGCTCCAAGATTGTACGCAATGCTGGAATTTTCACTCACCGTATGCGCAAAAGAAAACCTGAAATCCACAGCTGTAGTTTCAGGACGGTAGTCTGAAGCCGCCGTAAACGGAAACATAAAATGACCCAGCAATCCGATCTCGGGCATCCAGCCTTTTTCTTCAGTGATCTCTACTTTCATACCTGCCAGCAACGGCGACATACCGCTTAACACATTTGGTTGTTCCAATCCATTCGCCGTGAATGTAACCTCTTCAAAATTCCAGCCGAGTCGCAGTTCAAAATTCTCAAGCAGTCCGTAGCGCAGTAGAGTCGTATTATAGACGAAGGTTTCAGTTTGAAGGGAATTCTCTTTAAAAGATTCGTAAAAAGCTCCTGTTTCTACTTGAAAATATCCTTTGGGGACCGTATTTGGTGATTCAGTGGCATCGGGTCGGTCTGTAATGAGTTCAGGGATAGATGCTTCGTTTTGAGCACTTATTCCGAAGGAAATTCCGAAGCATAAAACGTATAACGTTCTTTTATATATCATTTTAGTTGGTTTGTACATATAGGTTTTCTGCAATTTTTTGTGAGATAAAGAATTGGTCGCTTCCAACCTGAATGATCATAGAACTATCAAAAAACTCCTTCCCAAGTACTTTGATCTTTGTGCCGATACTTATTTTTCTTTTGTCGAGATATTGTAAAAATTCTACGCTGGACTCCTTTACGCCAACGCAGACACCTTGCTGATTCTTATTACATTCAGACAACAACTTTTTCTCTGTTCTTTTTACATTTCCGTGTTTATCGGGAATCGGATCCCCATGGGGATCGAAATCGGGGTGACCCAAATATTTATCCAGACGCCTTACGAGTTCTTCACTTTGAACATGTTCGAGTTGTTCTGCGATCTCATGTACCTCATCCCAGTGAAAATTGAGCTTTTCTACAAGAAATACTTCCCACAGACGATGTTTTCTTATAACGTTTGCCGCTATCTTTCTACCGCTTGGGGTCAATAAGGTTCCTTTATACTTCTTATAAGAAAGCACTTCTTTATCAGCTAATTTTTGTACCATATCGGTTACCGAAGACGGTTTTGTATCCATCCGATCTGCAATGGCATTAGTACTGACCTCCCCCTGAATTTCCTGCTCCAGATGGTAGATCGCTTTTAGGTAATTTTCTTCTGCTAATGAAAACATAGGGCAAAGGTAAACATATTTTTATATAAATACTGTTTTTATTTTTAGCCTTATCTAAATTTTGTGGTAAAACACACTATATCAACATAATATTTATATATTTTTAGAAAAAATATTAGAATCCGCGTTCCTTCTGAAGTTGTTCGTAGGCCTCTTTTACCTTACGGAATTTTTCCTCGGCACCTTTTTGATAGGCTTCATCCATATGTTGAAGTTTATCGGGATGATATTTCTTGGCCATGGTTCGGTATGC is from Constantimarinum furrinae and encodes:
- a CDS encoding SCO family protein, which encodes MLQFFAKYKFLAIVLLVLSVIIISVIYTILKPKEILPVYQPSGSGLNPELIDSTVQYVRKYHTIADFSLTNQNGTNVTQQDYEGKIYVADFFFTTCQTICPVMTDHMLEIQQELKNDQEVLLLSHTVMPETDSVHILKKYALEKGVNDKKWNLVTGDKKQIYDLARKSYLAAKDNPYNEYDLIHTENFVLVDKKRRIRGFYDGTDPEAISKLLEDIKLLKAE
- a CDS encoding metal ABC transporter permease, with product MSLVEYFEQLFSDYTLRTITMGTAVLGAICGMLGSFAVLRKQSLLGDAISHAALPGIALAFLITGAKDSNILLIGALISGLIGTFWIRGMTSKTHLKSDTALGLILSLFFGFGMLLLTFIQKQPNANQAGLDKYLFGQAATLVESDVRLMVIVTGICLVILLLFWKEFKILLFDADYTKTLGFNTRFIDILITFFIVLAIVLGLQTVGVVLMSAMLLAPAAAARQWTNKLSTMIVLAAIFGAFSGVVGTAISASENNLSTGPVIVLVAAVFVLFSFVFSPGRGLLFREIRFRKNRNDLQLKKTLQFMYGIAKNHEDISHPHAIRILNNFQGFTRRSLQKLEDKEWITIDGQQWSMTAEGFTEAENLYNQQKPHD
- a CDS encoding FeoA family protein, with protein sequence MGTIATLKKGQRAIITEFSVDVIPLKLLEMGCLPGNEVSLVQTAPFKDPLYININGSHLAIRKETAAQITIELIIN
- a CDS encoding metal-dependent transcriptional regulator, which produces MFSLAEENYLKAIYHLEQEIQGEVSTNAIADRMDTKPSSVTDMVQKLADKEVLSYKKYKGTLLTPSGRKIAANVIRKHRLWEVFLVEKLNFHWDEVHEIAEQLEHVQSEELVRRLDKYLGHPDFDPHGDPIPDKHGNVKRTEKKLLSECNKNQQGVCVGVKESSVEFLQYLDKRKISIGTKIKVLGKEFFDSSMIIQVGSDQFFISQKIAENLYVQTN
- the feoB gene encoding ferrous iron transport protein B, whose product is MARQINVALIGNPNTGKTSVFNRLTGLNQKVGNYPGITVEKKQGICKLPRGIKAHVLDLPGTYSLNASSLDENVVIELLLNKNDKDFPDVAVVVAEIENLKRNLLLFTQIKDLGIPTILAINMADRMKRKAISLDVETLEEALETKIVLISSRKNEGFTELKEYITHYTQLSTKPCLNASSIAPEYFDRLRKAFPKQDLYKLWLVITQDVNFGKLDRQELKGVATFQTESVSNLKRLQQKETIARYQFINNALKETLTIDTANAKDLRARLDRILTHKVWGYFIFFGILLLIFQAIFDWSSYPMEFIDSTFASLSEWMKNSLPPGDFTNLIAEGIIPGLGGIVIFIPQIAFLFLFISILEESGYMSRVVFLMDRVMRRFGLSGKSVVPLVSGTACAIPAIMATRNIENWKERLITILVTPFTTCSARLPVYLIIIALVIPEQRVLGIFSLQGITLMFLYLLGFGAAIFSAYILDKILKIRSRTFFVVEMPNYKLPMFKNVVITVIEKTKSFVVGAGKIILAISIILWVLASYGPGDFNDAEAIVTQQSTSENISEEELETRIASFKLENSYIGIIGKGIEPAVRPLGYDWKIGIAIVSSFAAREVFVGTLATIYSVGSEEEETIKNRMAAEVNPVLGTPLFNFASGVSLLLFYAFAMQCMSTLAIVKRETNSWKWPLWQLFAMSAIAYIVALAAYQFLK
- a CDS encoding metal ABC transporter ATP-binding protein, with amino-acid sequence MTTTKNAIQVDDLTVAYNYKPVLWDIDLTVPEGVLMAIVGPNGAGKSTLIKAILGIIKPIAGSVAIYDKPYDKQRKLVGYVPQKGSVDWDFPTTALDVVMMGTYGNLGWIKRPGQKEKKASLEALEKVGMLSFKNRQISQLSGGQQQRVFLARALVQNASIYFMDEPFQGVDATTEIAIINILKELRKAGKTVVVVHHDLQTVPEYFDWVTFLNVKKIATGPVKEIFNDDNLTKTYGINYKVAINK
- a CDS encoding transporter, producing the protein MIYKRTLYVLCFGISFGISAQNEASIPELITDRPDATESPNTVPKGYFQVETGAFYESFKENSLQTETFVYNTTLLRYGLLENFELRLGWNFEEVTFTANGLEQPNVLSGMSPLLAGMKVEITEEKGWMPEIGLLGHFMFPFTAASDYRPETTAVDFRFSFAHTVSENSSIAYNLGAQWGDDSPEAAYVYTLVYGYSITDKFGVYAEVYGDLPEDSRANHFWDAGFTYLLQPNLQLDATIGRSFTEGQDILLSAGVSFRIPK
- a CDS encoding metal ABC transporter solute-binding protein, Zn/Mn family, whose amino-acid sequence is MKKILIVVIAVSLFGCKNPENESNRLKVVTTTTMITDLVKNIGGNLIDVEGLMGAGVDPHLYKASEGDVSKLYQANIIIYNGLHLEGKLVEVFEKMESQEKIQVPLAEALDKSNLIGSEYFASSFDPHVWFDISYFKQFAERVAEVLAENDPTNAEFYIKNKETYLQKLEALETEVKATIETLPKEKRILVTAHDAFNYFGKAYDFEVVGLQGLSTATEAGVQDVQRLSQFIIEKDVKAIFIESSVPRRTIEALQAAVLSKGHEVKIGGSLYSDALGDPDTVEGTYLGMFRYNVNTIVNELK
- the rseP gene encoding RIP metalloprotease RseP gives rise to the protein MSPFAVKALQLLLSLSILIVLHELGHFIPAKLFKTRVEKFFLFFDVKFALVKKKIGDTVYGIGWLPLGGYVKISGMIDESMDKEQMAQPPQPWEFRSKPAWQRLIIMLGGVTVNIIVGFVIYIGILNFYGRDVTLNEDLPQGFAVAEEFKEFGFRDGDMIQKVNGEDFPFVTQINKYLFLRDVETVTVTHTDGNTETIALPEDIGTEMFQKDILTPFVERVPPVIDTVLSDHPGYAAGFKKGDRIVSVNGTPITYWHEFKLNLNKDVTASNSVVVNRDGVEETLSVVPNEDGIVGINIAGITRNIDYTFGESVTGGVSYGYNILKDYVKQFKYVFTAKGATQVGGFGAIGNLFPSQWSWIAFWQTTALISIILAFMNVLPIPALDGGHVMFLLYEMVTGRKPNDKFMEYAQMVGFFLLIALVLFANGNDIYRAIVGK
- a CDS encoding metal ABC transporter permease → MTSPQLEIQLIAAVVAVACAIPGVFLVLRKMALISDAISHSILPGIVLGFFITHDLNSPLLILLAAITGVITVVLVEAIQRTGLVKEDTAIGLVFPALFSIGVILIAKNANDVHLDVDAVLLGELAFAPFDRLLMMGMDMGPKSLWIMGGILLISLVLLFMFFKELKVSTFDSGLSAALGISPVVMHYGLMSVSSVTVVGAFDAVGAILVVALMIAPAATAYLLTSDLKKMLWLSIGFGIFSAIGGYWFAHWLDASISGSMTTVLGFVFLMVYLFAPRKGLLSVLYRQKQQRTEVSLLTFLLHLNNHSEENERHINHLNEHINWQKVRSKTVLDLALKNNMITIDNEVVSLTDKGKEFTDLALEYIITNKDDKIEPMKDDFFLFRG